The Niallia alba genome includes a window with the following:
- a CDS encoding MFS transporter, whose translation MATAVKKNDKKATITVAMSNYLEAGSIVAGAGGLTLWMEYLHLDDFKLGLLGALSANGFGSAIGALIGGILVDKYGRKFIYKYDLLVYMLGVLLITFSFNFPMLLIGYVITGIAVGAAIPAAWTYIAEEAPDKERAARIGYGQLAWSVGPAISLLLSVLLAPLGLLGSRIIFAQLFIIALVTWIMQQQINESAIWEEEKQKEKAQIQKGEKIANPIKELFSIKANRKAIVLLIGIYVFWNLVAGVMGYFMPYIYETVGGLTAAHANLLQAFLWILTVASTYFVFIKLGDKVNRKLLYTIGAVLGIIAWLVLSLGSMGMFELFTFVILWGVAAGFGAQAFYGLWSSELFHTKYRAKAQGFLFATARVSVGLISLVVPLMITTLGFKTSGLIMIGFLLIAAIIGFIMAPETRGKSLKEIEKERYSA comes from the coding sequence ATGGCGACTGCGGTGAAAAAAAATGATAAAAAGGCTACAATTACAGTAGCTATGTCCAATTATCTTGAAGCAGGCTCTATTGTTGCTGGGGCCGGTGGATTAACTCTATGGATGGAATATTTACATTTAGATGATTTTAAGCTTGGTTTACTGGGAGCCTTAAGTGCAAATGGGTTTGGTTCAGCAATTGGTGCTTTAATTGGTGGTATTTTAGTAGATAAATATGGAAGAAAGTTTATATATAAATATGATTTGCTCGTATATATGCTTGGTGTTTTATTGATTACTTTCTCTTTCAATTTTCCAATGCTGTTAATTGGCTATGTGATTACAGGTATTGCAGTAGGGGCTGCCATTCCAGCTGCCTGGACATACATAGCAGAAGAAGCACCTGATAAGGAGCGTGCAGCTAGAATAGGATATGGACAATTAGCTTGGTCTGTCGGACCAGCAATATCGTTATTATTGTCTGTTTTACTTGCACCACTAGGTTTATTGGGGAGCAGAATAATATTCGCGCAATTATTTATAATCGCTTTAGTAACATGGATTATGCAGCAACAGATTAATGAATCAGCAATTTGGGAAGAAGAAAAACAGAAAGAGAAAGCCCAAATTCAAAAAGGTGAAAAAATTGCCAATCCGATTAAAGAACTTTTCTCCATTAAAGCTAATCGAAAAGCAATCGTTCTCTTAATTGGAATCTATGTGTTCTGGAATTTAGTGGCAGGGGTAATGGGTTACTTTATGCCATATATCTATGAAACGGTTGGTGGTTTAACAGCGGCACATGCTAACTTGTTACAAGCATTTTTATGGATATTAACGGTTGCTTCTACTTATTTTGTCTTTATTAAATTAGGAGATAAGGTAAATCGTAAATTACTGTATACCATTGGTGCAGTTCTTGGAATTATTGCTTGGTTAGTTTTATCATTAGGTTCAATGGGGATGTTTGAACTATTTACATTCGTTATATTATGGGGTGTTGCAGCTGGATTTGGAGCACAGGCATTTTATGGGTTATGGTCAAGTGAGCTATTCCATACAAAGTATAGAGCTAAAGCACAAGGCTTTTTATTTGCAACAGCACGTGTCTCTGTAGGGTTAATCTCATTAGTAGTGCCATTAATGATTACTACATTAGGCTTTAAAACGTCAGGTCTGATAATGATAGGATTCTTGTTAATTGCAGCTATCATCGGATTTATAATGGCTCCTGAAACGAGAGGGAAATCATTAAAAGAAATTGAAAAAGAGCGCTATTCTGCATAA
- a CDS encoding STAS domain-containing protein, protein MKDELAYIGNKIIENKNILAENTNTLLSQFLQQQESNLSLPYREEDMHEWNAKLFFILAEALKDNKDSEGIQYWSEKTGETFVKNHIPLQSALRSLSVYRNVIWDVFTEELEQKSFAPITMLDVGKIIDPILDEISAYIGHIYEEHNTKIMKLAYTALEELSVPVVPIAKETAIIPLIGEIDTQRSQLILEVALQESANLKIEYLILDISGVPIVDTMVADNLFKVVHALDLIGVKSIVSGIRPEIAQTIISLGIDFSKITTCANLHTALASIGLKRVVE, encoded by the coding sequence TTGAAGGATGAATTAGCTTATATAGGCAACAAAATCATCGAAAACAAGAACATCCTTGCTGAAAATACAAATACACTACTTTCGCAATTCTTACAACAGCAGGAATCTAATTTATCCCTTCCGTATCGCGAAGAAGACATGCATGAATGGAATGCTAAGCTTTTCTTCATCTTGGCTGAAGCCTTAAAGGATAATAAAGATTCGGAAGGAATACAATATTGGTCTGAAAAAACGGGGGAAACGTTTGTAAAGAATCATATTCCTTTACAATCTGCACTTCGCTCCCTATCGGTTTATCGAAATGTTATTTGGGACGTATTCACAGAAGAATTAGAACAAAAATCTTTCGCACCGATTACAATGCTCGATGTTGGAAAAATTATTGATCCTATTCTCGATGAAATCAGTGCTTATATAGGACATATTTATGAAGAGCATAATACGAAGATAATGAAGCTCGCTTATACTGCTTTAGAAGAGCTGTCTGTCCCAGTTGTTCCAATTGCAAAGGAAACAGCCATTATCCCACTTATAGGTGAAATTGATACACAACGTTCTCAGTTAATTTTAGAAGTTGCCTTACAGGAATCAGCCAATTTAAAAATTGAATATCTTATATTAGATATTTCAGGCGTACCAATTGTAGATACTATGGTTGCGGATAATTTATTTAAAGTTGTCCATGCCTTGGATTTGATTGGTGTAAAATCCATTGTCTCTGGTATTAGACCTGAAATTGCGCAAACGATTATTTCTTTAGGAATTGATTTTAGCAAAATTACCACCTGTGCAAATTTACACACTGCTTTAGCCAGCATCGGCTTAAAGAGAGTAGTAGAATAA
- a CDS encoding GntR family transcriptional regulator, with protein MAQTTKYNMVKEKITDWITTGKVQPGEKIYSENELGKIFGVSRHTIRQAIGDLVHEGWLYREQGAGTFVSNQQVRSSESALSYPPLQRTKNIGVITTHISDYIFPSIIKGIESHLTNQGYSLTFACTDNDIKKEKQCLQTMLDRNIDGLIVEPTKSNTFNPNIQLYLELEQNKIPYIMINQFYSQLSPPYLVVNDEHGGFISTEHLIKLGHKKIIGLFKTDDLQGINRMKGFIQAYKTYSIPFFPEMIINYSTENEVTYPIERLAEIFETTTRPTAIVCYNDELAIQVINYLRTLNLSIPEHISIIGYDDSFLTEASEVKLSSITHPKMEMGLEAAKWIIDAVEKKGILPPSVVYNPKLVLRNSTAPCLNNL; from the coding sequence GAGAAAAAATATACTCGGAAAATGAGTTAGGAAAAATATTTGGAGTAAGTCGTCATACAATTCGACAAGCAATTGGGGATTTAGTGCATGAGGGTTGGCTATATAGAGAACAGGGTGCTGGCACATTTGTTTCTAATCAACAAGTTCGCTCTTCTGAATCAGCCCTTTCCTATCCACCATTACAAAGAACAAAAAATATCGGCGTTATAACAACCCATATATCAGACTATATTTTCCCGTCTATTATAAAAGGAATTGAATCTCATTTAACAAATCAAGGATATTCCCTTACCTTCGCTTGTACGGACAATGATATTAAAAAGGAAAAACAATGTCTTCAGACAATGTTGGACAGAAACATTGATGGATTAATTGTTGAGCCGACTAAATCCAATACCTTTAATCCAAATATACAGCTTTATTTAGAACTGGAGCAGAATAAAATTCCCTATATAATGATAAACCAATTTTATTCCCAACTCTCGCCTCCCTATTTAGTGGTGAATGACGAACATGGTGGATTTATTTCGACCGAACATTTAATAAAACTTGGCCACAAAAAAATTATTGGATTATTTAAAACAGATGATTTACAAGGAATAAATAGAATGAAAGGATTCATTCAAGCATATAAAACATACTCGATTCCTTTCTTCCCAGAAATGATTATTAATTATTCAACCGAAAATGAGGTAACCTACCCGATAGAGCGACTTGCGGAGATATTTGAAACGACTACTAGGCCTACTGCAATTGTTTGCTACAATGATGAACTCGCCATTCAAGTAATCAATTACCTCCGTACATTAAACTTAAGTATTCCAGAACATATCTCCATTATTGGCTATGATGATTCATTTTTAACGGAAGCTTCAGAAGTCAAATTAAGTTCTATAACCCATCCAAAAATGGAAATGGGCTTAGAAGCAGCAAAATGGATTATAGATGCGGTGGAAAAGAAAGGAATCTTGCCTCCATCTGTTGTTTATAATCCAAAGCTTGTCTTAAGAAATTCCACAGCACCTTGTCTGAATAATCTTTAG